DNA from Thermococcus argininiproducens:
AGAATCACGAGAAAAATTCCGACGAGATAAAGGGCGAATGAGCTTTTCAAAGGTGACCACCAAATAAAAGAGGGTGGGGAAGATCACTCCTCTTTGGTTTCATTCTCTACGGTGCTTTCTTCATTGGCTTCTTCGATTTCTTCGGCTTCTTCAACTTCCTTAGCGATTTCTTCTGGTGCTTCTTCAGTCTTCTCCTCCATCTCAGGTTCAACTTTTTCGGTTTCCTCTTCTTCAATCTTAGCTTCTGGAGGTTTTAGAAGATCTTCAACTGTAGGCTTGAATTCTACTGTTTCGTAACCCAAGAACTTGAGGTCACTTTCTAAAAGTATCTCACCCAGTACAAGGGTTCTTGGATCTAATGTTTGTTCTCCGAAGTCTATCTTTACATCCTTCTCGCCAACTTCAATCTGCACTTTTTCAAAGTCGATTCTTGGGATTCTAAGGTCTATTAGAGCTTTTACTTTTTCTATTGGGTCTTCGATTTTTTCAAGAATCTCGACTTCATATACTGCAGTTTTCCCAGCAAACGGGTGGTTAAAGTCAACTCTAACTCTACCACTTGAAACGCTCATAACTCTTCCTTTGAGTTTTTTTCCACTTTCTGTTTCTATTTCCACATCAAGTCCAGGGAATGGATAAATGCCTTGTCTTCTGAACTGGCCTATTGTAAATGTTTTTATGAGTTTGGGATCTCTCTTCCCGAAGGCCTTTTCTGGAGGGATCTCAAGAGTGTACTTCTTCCCAACTTCCAGGCCTTCTAAAGCTTCGTCAAGACCTTTTATAACATGTCCAGCACCCACTGCTATTGGCACTGGCCCGTAAATGCCCTTTTCATTGTAAATGCCAGCTTCTTTTGCAACGTCTTCATGAGTTGTATCAAATATCTCTCCAGTCTCTTTGATCTTTCCAATGTAGTGAAGCTTTATTACATCCTTCTTTGCCACTTTCATAATCATAACCTCCTGATTACCTTTTTTCAAAAGCTGGTTTAGATTATGGAATGGGGTTTTTAAGCTTTGCACTTGCCGAAAGCGATAATCTAATAAAAACCTTAGAGAACTTTTTCTGGGTGGTAGAAAAAATGAAAGTTTACAATACGATGACAAAGCAGAAAGAGGAATTCAGACCTTTGAGAGAAGGCGAGGTCAGGATGTACGTTTGTGGGCCCACAGTTTATGATTACACTCATCTTGGACACGCAAGGACCTACATAGCTTTTGATGTGATAAGACGGTACCTCGAGCATAAGGGATATAGTGTCTTAATGGTGATGAATTTTACTGATATAGATGACAAGATCATAAGAAGGGCACAGGAAACAGGGGAAGACCCAAATAAGCTTGCAGAGAGGTTTTTAAAATTCTTTTTGGAGGACATGAAGTCGTTGAAGGTTAAACCCGCCGATATTTATCCAAGAGTTACAGAGCACATTCAGGATATAATTGAGTTTGTCAGAAAACTTGAGGAAAGAGGATACGCATACGAAGGTAGTGACGGTGTTTATTTTGAAGTTAGAAAATATGGAGAATATGGCAAGCTAAGTAAAATAAATCTTGAAGATCTCAGAAAAGGAGCAAGAGTCGAGCCAGGAGAAGGAAAGAGAAATCCTGAGGATTTTGCTCTCTGGAAGAAGGCTAAACCTGGAGAACCAAAATGGGACAGCCCATGGGGAGAAGGGAGGCCTGGGTGGCATATAGAATGTTCTACCATGAGCACGAAATACCTTGGGGAGAGCTTTGATATCCATGGCGGTGGAAATGACTTGATCTTCCCGCACCATGAAAACGAAATAGCGCAGACAGAGGCATGCACGGGAGTAGAATGGGTTCGTTACTGGCTTCACACAGGCTTTGTGATGGTAAAAGGAGAGAAAATGAGTAAAAGTCTTGGAAACTTTGTCACTATAAGGGAACTCCTTGAAAGATACTCACCTGAAGTTATAAGGTTCTTTGTCCTTCAAAAGCACTACCGTTCTCCTCTTGACTATACAGAAGAAGGAATTCAACATGCAAAGAACAACCTTGAGCGTTTATATAACACCATTGAGAACATAAGAATAGCAATGGAAAAAGCTGAGATACCGTTCAAATGGGAGAAAGAGGAATTTGAGCTCTATGAAGTTATAAGAGAAGCTAAGAAGAAGTTCTATGAAGCTATGGATGATGACTTCAACACTGCTGAGGCTATGAAGCCTATATTTGAAGTTGCAAATGCTGTAAACGTTTATCTCACAAAAGTTGAGAAACCAAAAGAAAGTGTACTGAGAAAGGCCATTGAGTTCTTCAGAATAATAAGTGAAGTTTTCGGGATCTTTGAGGAATACTTTAAGGAAGCTAAAGAGAGCAAAGAAGAAGAACTCATAGAGTTGCTCATTGAGGTGAGAAGCACACTTAGGAAGCAGAGGAGCTTTGAATTGGCAGATAAGATAAGGGCAGAACTCAGAGAACTAGGAATTCAGCTTGAAGATACCCCCGAAGGGACAATTTGGAAGAGGATAAATGTTTAGCTCTCTTCTTTTTGATTTTGGCTTTAGCAATTTTTAAATATCCTTTCGATGAGAATCTTAATGGTGTACTCCTATGGAGGTAATTGAACTTCTTTCTGAGCTTGTAAAATTCGACACAACAAATGATCCGGGAAGGGGAATAAAACCACCAAAAGAATGTCCTCACTTCATAAGGGATACTTTAGCTTCATGGGGAATTGAAAGCGAACTAATAGAGAGAAACGGCTACTATGCTGTCTACGGAGAAATTGGAAAAGGAAAACCAAAATTGCTTTTCATGGCCCACTTTGATGTTGTTCCAGTGAATAGGGAAGAATGGGAGACAGAACCCTTCGAACTAACGATCAAGGGGGATAAGGCTTATGGTAGAGGAAGCGCTGATGATAAATCAAATGTTGCTGCAGTGATGCTTGCTGTTAGGGAGCTCTCAAAAATGGATCTTAATGGAAAAGTTTTGTTTGCATTTACTGGTGATGAGGAAATAGGTGGAGCTCTAGCTATGCATATTGCTGAGAGACTCAAAGAGAGGGAAAACCTACCAGAATACATGATAAATGCCGATGGAATTGGAATGAGGCCAATAATCCGAAGGAGAAAAGGTTTTGGTGCTTCTATAACTGTTCCTGCAGAAAAAGTTACAATTAAAGGAATTCTAAAGGAGACAACCTTTAAAATAAACACTCCAGTAATTGAAACACGACACGCTGCGTATTTCCTTCCAGGAGTTGATACTCATCCAATGATATCTCTTTCCCATTTCTTGAGGAATACAAACTTTATTGCAGTAAGTCTCGAAGGCAGATTTCTAAAGTCCAATGTGGTTCCAAGTGAGGTGACTCTCAAATATCTTGAACCAGGAGAGGGAGAAAATGTAGAGGTTGATTTGGGTTTAACTAAACTCTTGAGGGCTATTGTTCCATTAGTTAGAGCATCAATAAAATCAGAAAAATACAGTGATTATGGGGTTTCAATAACTCCCAACCTCTATTCCTCTCAAAATGGAAAACACACTCTCAAACTCGATATACGAATGATGGGGTATTCACAGGTAGAAATCGAAAAGGTGCTGAGGGAAATACTGGATTTTAATATTCCAGAGGCAGAACTTATAGTAAAAAGTAATGAAAAGGCTGGTTACCTCTTTACTCATCCAGAAGAGAGAATAGTAAGATCAATGCTTGAAACACTCAGAGAATTCAGTGAAAGTGTGGAACCTGTTGAAGGGCCAGGAGCTGCTGATTCTAGGTTCTTCACACCTTACGGAGTTAAAGCAATAGACTTTGGTCCCAAAGGAGGAAACATCCATGGACCAAATGAATATGTAAGTATAGAATCGCTCAAAATATTGCCTGAAGTGTACAAGAAAGTTGCACTTAAGTTACTCTGAGGAACCTGGAAATACATTATATGGGTATGATGGGTTCATTCTTTTTCACTGTTTCTTTTTGAAATCTAACAATAATTCTCCATTAATTCCGACATTCTCGGGAGAATTTTCCTTTATAATCACTGTTATATGGTCTATCCCATAAATCTCTGATGCAACTTTCGTAAACCTTTTCACTAGTTCTCTCTTTTTCTCAACACTAATTGGGGGGCCTTCGACAATTATGGTTGGCATTCCATTCACCCACTCTTAAATTAAAGTTTAGAGTATATTAAAAATTCTACTCTTTTCTTAGTTGTTTAAGTGGCAATGGTTGCCAAGTTTTCAAAACGATCGGGCATTTTAACTTCCTTTGTGGCTGGAAGTCTCGTTGTTTACGACTAAAAGAGGTCGGTGGGAAAAGCTTAAATATCTCCTTCTTATTAACGTCAGTAAGGGAAATCATGAAAAAGTTTCCAGCATACTTAGCTTCTTGGGACGATATAGAAAGATGGGCTAAAGAAGGTGCAACAAAGATTCTTGAGAAAGAGTGGAGACCAGATGTTGTTGTAGGTCTTGCAAGAGGAGGGTGGATTGCTGCAAGGCTCTACTGTGATTATATCGGGGTTAAAGACCTTGTAAGCATTAAGGTAGAGCATTGGGGAGTCACGGCAACCCCAGATGGAAAAGCAAGACTGAAATATGGAACTCAGTATGAGTTTGAAGGTAAAAAAGTTTTGATAGTTGATGATATAGCCGACACAGGAGAAAGCCTAACTCTTGCAAAGAACTATGTTGAGAGTAAAAACCCAGCTGAAATCAAAGTTGCAACGCTCTTGACAATCAAAACCTCGAAGTTCCAGCCAGATTATTTTGGAGAAGAGATTGATTGGGCGTGGATAGTGTTCCCATGGAATTTTGTTGAGGATATGATAAACCTTGTAAACAACCTCTTTGAGGAGAAGGAAACTCTCACTTTGGATGAAATAGTTGAGTTGTTTAAAGAATTACACGGTATGGAGGTTCCGAAAGAAAAGCTTGAGGAAGCCTTGAGATTTGCCCAGATGAGAAAGATATTTAAATCAGATGGGCAATCTTGGCGCAAAGCCTAAGGTTGTGATATCTTTGGATAAAGAAGATATGATAAAATCAATAAAGGAGCACAGCAACTATTCCAGAGAGATTTACGACATGCACGAGGAAGTCATCAACGAGGCATTGGAAAACTATGAGCAGCTAAAAGAGGAGTACTTAAATGGACACTCTAGGGCTAGAATCGTGAGGATAGTGATAAACGAGGATAACAATCTACCCTTG
Protein-coding regions in this window:
- the cysS gene encoding cysteine--tRNA ligase; the encoded protein is MKVYNTMTKQKEEFRPLREGEVRMYVCGPTVYDYTHLGHARTYIAFDVIRRYLEHKGYSVLMVMNFTDIDDKIIRRAQETGEDPNKLAERFLKFFLEDMKSLKVKPADIYPRVTEHIQDIIEFVRKLEERGYAYEGSDGVYFEVRKYGEYGKLSKINLEDLRKGARVEPGEGKRNPEDFALWKKAKPGEPKWDSPWGEGRPGWHIECSTMSTKYLGESFDIHGGGNDLIFPHHENEIAQTEACTGVEWVRYWLHTGFVMVKGEKMSKSLGNFVTIRELLERYSPEVIRFFVLQKHYRSPLDYTEEGIQHAKNNLERLYNTIENIRIAMEKAEIPFKWEKEEFELYEVIREAKKKFYEAMDDDFNTAEAMKPIFEVANAVNVYLTKVEKPKESVLRKAIEFFRIISEVFGIFEEYFKEAKESKEEELIELLIEVRSTLRKQRSFELADKIRAELRELGIQLEDTPEGTIWKRINV
- a CDS encoding FKBP-type peptidyl-prolyl cis-trans isomerase; the encoded protein is MKVAKKDVIKLHYIGKIKETGEIFDTTHEDVAKEAGIYNEKGIYGPVPIAVGAGHVIKGLDEALEGLEVGKKYTLEIPPEKAFGKRDPKLIKTFTIGQFRRQGIYPFPGLDVEIETESGKKLKGRVMSVSSGRVRVDFNHPFAGKTAVYEVEILEKIEDPIEKVKALIDLRIPRIDFEKVQIEVGEKDVKIDFGEQTLDPRTLVLGEILLESDLKFLGYETVEFKPTVEDLLKPPEAKIEEEETEKVEPEMEEKTEEAPEEIAKEVEEAEEIEEANEESTVENETKEE
- a CDS encoding M20/M25/M40 family metallo-hydrolase, which gives rise to MEVIELLSELVKFDTTNDPGRGIKPPKECPHFIRDTLASWGIESELIERNGYYAVYGEIGKGKPKLLFMAHFDVVPVNREEWETEPFELTIKGDKAYGRGSADDKSNVAAVMLAVRELSKMDLNGKVLFAFTGDEEIGGALAMHIAERLKERENLPEYMINADGIGMRPIIRRRKGFGASITVPAEKVTIKGILKETTFKINTPVIETRHAAYFLPGVDTHPMISLSHFLRNTNFIAVSLEGRFLKSNVVPSEVTLKYLEPGEGENVEVDLGLTKLLRAIVPLVRASIKSEKYSDYGVSITPNLYSSQNGKHTLKLDIRMMGYSQVEIEKVLREILDFNIPEAELIVKSNEKAGYLFTHPEERIVRSMLETLREFSESVEPVEGPGAADSRFFTPYGVKAIDFGPKGGNIHGPNEYVSIESLKILPEVYKKVALKLL
- the dmpI gene encoding 4-oxalocrotonate tautomerase DmpI, giving the protein MPTIIVEGPPISVEKKRELVKRFTKVASEIYGIDHITVIIKENSPENVGINGELLLDFKKKQ
- a CDS encoding phosphoribosyltransferase, whose amino-acid sequence is MKKFPAYLASWDDIERWAKEGATKILEKEWRPDVVVGLARGGWIAARLYCDYIGVKDLVSIKVEHWGVTATPDGKARLKYGTQYEFEGKKVLIVDDIADTGESLTLAKNYVESKNPAEIKVATLLTIKTSKFQPDYFGEEIDWAWIVFPWNFVEDMINLVNNLFEEKETLTLDEIVELFKELHGMEVPKEKLEEALRFAQMRKIFKSDGQSWRKA